The genomic interval tttcttttttgtttagagaagttcctttaacaaTTCTTGTAAAACTGTTTTGATGGTACTGAACTCTTTTAGTTTTGGTTTGTAAAATTTTTTacctctccatcaaatctgaatcaGAGCCTTGCTGTGTAGAGTATACTTGGTGGTAGGTTTTtacctttcatcactttaaatatatcatgccactcccttctggcctgcagagtctctgctgtaaagtcagctgatagcctcgtgggagttcctttgtatgtaactttattttcctttgctgttttaatgttgtctctttatctttaatttttgacacTTTGATTACAGTATGTCTTGGAATGTTCCCCTTTTGGTTAATCCTGAGACTCTCTGCCTTTCCTGAACttgaatgtcttttttcttccctagcTTAGGGAAGTTTTCAATTATTATATCTCCAAATATGTTCTcagcccctttctctcttctccttctaatGCATATATTAGTGTGCTTGATATTGTTaaactgtcatttcttttcattcttttttattttttccgttcagtgtcactactctgtcttccagctcactgatccattcctctgtattatttagtctattgaatttttcacttcagtcattgtattcttccattctgtttggtttttctttatattttcaaaatccttattaaaaacttctaacttctcAGTCTGTGCATCTGTTCATCTCCTGAGTTCTTTGATCGTCTTTTCAATCACTATGCTGAACCCTCTCTTGGGTAGgtcacttagttcttcttctaGAGTTTTAtcctgttccttcatttggaacgtATTCCTCTTTTATCTCATTTTGCCTAactcactgcttttatttttatgtattgataTGTTGGTTACATTTCCTTGGATAAGTGGTCTTTTGTAGATGTCCTATGTGTCCTAGCAGTGCATTCCCTCTTGACCCTAGAGCTATGTGATCTAGGGGTTCCCTAGGTATGAGCTGCATGGGTCCTTCTACTGTGGCAGGCTGATTACTACCCATTATCTTGTAGGCTTGGTTGGTGCCTGGTCTGGTTAGTTAACAGGGCCTGCCTATATGGGTCCTGCCAGCCATTGGTTGGCAGGGCTGGGTTCTGATGTGGTTGACTATAGAACCCTGGGGGACCCTATTGTTAGTGGGCAGAGTTAAGGTCCAGGAGATTGGAGGTCTGTTGCATGCCCACTGGTGGGTGCAGCCACGTCCTGAGGAGAGTGCCCACCTACTAGTGGGCAGAACTGAATCCTGGGGGTCTGATTACAAGGCCCAGGAGTCCCAGAACTGGTGTCAAATTACTGGTGGGTAGGGCCACTTCCTGACACAGTTGGCTGCAGGGTCAGAGTATCTTCAAGCTTGTGTTAGCCTGCTGGTAGGCGGGGCCAGGGCTCAGGTGGTCCCAGAGAAAGATCTGGATTGCTTGTGGAGAGACCAGATTTCTGGCTGCAGAGCTGTGGTAGTCTTGTGGCTGCTGTCTGACTGCTGGTAGGTGAGTTTGATCCCAAGGCTAGAGCATGcttgctggtgggtggggccaggtccACCAGCTGTGGGCCTGCAGTTGTCTTGTGGCTGGTGTCTACCCACTGGTGGGTGGCCCTGGGTCCAAGAATCTCTGGCTGGGAGACCCTGGGGCTAGAGTTGCCTCTTGTCTCTCCTGAAGATTCTCCAAGAACATCAAGTAGGTatgacccaggctcctttcaaattacttcTTCTTCACTGAGGTCTGGAGAGTGTGAGTTTTTTTGTGCACCCTTTAAAAATGAAGTCTctgtgagttcctgtcatggctcagcagtaacaaaactgactagtatccatgaggacataggtttgatccctggccttgctcagtgggttaaggatctggcgttcccatgagctgtggtgtaggttgcaggcgaggcttaaatctgatgtggctgtgactgtggcataggccagcagctatggctccaattcaacccctggtttgggaatttccatgtgccgtgggtgcagtcctaaaatcaataaaataaaagtgaagtcTCTATTCCCTCAGCTCTCTGGGACTCCTGAAAATAATCCCTGCTGGACCTTAGAGCAAATGCTCTTTCAGCTTGTCTTCCCAGCACAGGATTGCCAGGCTGGGAAGCCAGATGTGGGACTCAAATCCCTCACTCCTTTGGGAGAATCTTGCAATTGTTATTATACTCTCATTTTGATCACCCATCTGGGAGTATAGGACTTGACTGTATTGCAACTTTGCCCCTCCTGCCCATCTTATGCTTCCTTCATTATATCTTTCATTGTAGAAGGTCTTTTTTGGTAGGCTCCCATCTTTTTTACCAGTGGTCGTTTTacaaatagttgtaattttggtgtgcctgtgAGAGGGGGTGAGCTCGGTGTTTTTCTACTGTCATCATTGCCAATCTCCTCTATTGCCAAATGTTTTATTAATGGCTATATCATTATTTGCTGAAATCCCTGTCCTGGCATACTTCAAATTCAGAAGTATGAATACCACTGGGCATGCCACTGGGTATTAATCTGTAGACTCTGCCTACCTATAGTTCTTATATTGATTAAGCCCTACAAATAGGGGAAATCAAGCATTCCCGGATCCATGGGTCCACAGTTCATCATGCGCTTATGCCTATTGTATGCTTTGTACTTTAGGGCTCATGTTTCTTTCCTTATTCTGAAATTACACACAATGTAAAAAAGATATGCTATATCACTTACATAGTAAAACCATTGAAAGAAGCATATTCCTCAGCTGTAAATCCATAAATATCTTGACAAGATAGGTCCACTTCTTGCTGAAGAAGTAGGCTGATTAAACTTGTTGGTTCATTACTGAGAGCAATCATAAGGGCTGTTCTGGAGTGAGAGGTGTAAATAAATGTCCATTTGTGAATCGTAACCATGtcttgtacttttaaaaaaacttagtcTTTTAAATTTACTGCTCAAATGCAGGTTCGggacaagagagaaagaatgtaaaaCATGGGGCAGATCTACTCAAAAAGGTGTGCCAATCTAGATCATATCATGGAGTGTAAAGGAAGGAGTCCCTAGGAAGCAGCTAGCTCAGTGGTTTTCAATCTTTATTCCTGGGAACCCTGGTATTGTCCAGGATATGTCTCAAAAATTCTATATAGGGGTGTGTCTGAGACGCTAGGTTACCTATCCCCATTTAACCACAGCATCTGGGATTTAGAGACTGAGTTTCTGTGTAAgattttaatgttataaaaatagtAGTAATAACAATGAACCATTCTGGCCCAACTGTCTGATATTACAGATAGAAAAATAGATCTAGGGAATCTGATAATTTGTCCAAAATTATATGGCCAAATCTTTTcaatatcaaatatttatattatatatatatgtgtgtgtatatctatatcatttatgtttatgtttattagATGGCTTAGTTCAAAATTTAAGCAAGAGCAGCTTGGAGTATTTAATGAGCTCCTAGCATTtaacatatgtgtgtgcatgtgtgtatatatgtattcctATTAGATAACTGTAGCTATGTGCACTTATTTAGCATTAATCATACCTCTGATTTTTATCTGAAGCATTCACATCTGCCCCACTCTTCAGAAGAAATTTTACCATTTCCACATTATTTTCAGTAACGGCAAGTAAAAATGGAGTATACCCATCctggaaaagttttttaaaaacaattatttaaaatactgtacCAACATTACATGCCTTTTAGCTttaagttcaatttaaaaaataagtatatcgATAAGAAACCTCTGAATATGCAccttaatttttgaaatgttttgttaCATAACAAAACATGACTTCaaagatcaagaaaataaattggagttggctagtcaaaaaataaaattaaagtttctgCTTAGGCTTAATTCATATTGTGGGCAAGCGCAGCCTGGAGCATTGAAGTAATGAGCACTTAGCACTTAACATAAATATTGCAAACCATCAATTCACATGTCATAATATTGTTACAATTGGGTTTCCTAGGGTTTCATTTAAATTTCCAAGGCTGACACTTATTTTGGCCTGTCATGTAGATAAATTATCAGTGAACCAAAGTGTtagaaagcttaaaaatataCTCATCAGTTATCTATCATGTCTTAATAAGAGACACGGATTACTTTTAGTATGACAAATGATTTTCTAATTCAACTCTATTCTTGTAATTATTCAtgagtatataaataaaatagaaaaagacatagTCTTTATGACTTTTTAATCAGTGTTCGTTTATAGGGAAATCAAATATTCTCATTTGATGTAGGCCTTTGAACAGTTATAATTGTGAAATATGATATTGCATTGGAGATCAGGTTTGTAATTTGAAATGAAAtggagaaggatttttttaaaagaaaaaccttatCAGTATTTGATAGTCtcattctccttttccttctccctaatTTCAGGTTGTAAAATTCATGCTTTATATAGCATATATCTCAACAGATATAATTTATCTGCAATGCATACCTTCTTTCACTGTTTTATAAAACATAATGTATTGTTTTTAATAGAATAccaccttattttttttgtttttgtttgtctgtttgtttgtttggtctttttgccttttctaggaccgctcccacagcatatggaggttcccagactaggggtctattcggagctatagccactggcctacaccagagccacagcaatgcaggatccgagctgcgtttgcaacctacaccacagctcatggcaacgcgggatccttaacccattgagcaagggcagggatagaaccagcagcctcatggttcctagtcggatttgttaaccactgtgccacgacaggaactctgaataccACCTTATTTTGAGCTTCAAGATTAGCTTTGTGTTCAAGCAGTTTTTTAGCTAATGAGACTCTTTGATGAGAGGCAGCATAATGAAGAGCAGTATTTCCATTTAAATCCACCAGGTTTGGGTCTGCACCATGTTCTAGAAGAATAGCAGCACAACTCTCCTTGTCACACTGTATTGCCTGTCAATACAAAAAGAATAGATGGGTAATCAATTTATTACTTAGGATCTGATGTAATAAATGAATGTtcaatactatattttaaatattagctataaaaaatgttaactattaacTAGGAGAAGCACTCAAACACAATacaattgaaaaggaaaaattagcaCACCTTAGTCAATGGAGATCTACTTTCTCCATCCAGaatgttttctttgcattttttctcAAGTAAGAGAGATGCAATATTTGAATATCCATTAGCACAAGCCAGGTGCAAAGGTGTTCTGTAACAATATAATGAAACACAAAGTTAGAGATGTCTTACTTTGAGAAGTTACCTGCTATGCCCAAGAACCCGCCAGGTCATATATCTGTACTAGAACAAAAATGATTACTCAGTCCTCATGGTCTAGATGAAATATCCCTCAAAATGTCCCTCAAAATAAGAATTGCCGTGATTCCATCCTTACCAAACAAATTTCTGATAACTAATTTGGTTTCTCAGAAATccctaaaataagaaaatcactGATTACCTTTTTATTAACATCCATAATTTGGCTTAAATGTAAACTTTCTTATGTAATAGGAAGTTTCTCTAGTCTCCAACCCAAACATGTAAGGCCAAATGGCTTTAAACTGACCTAAAATAATTCCTTGTGGTAACATAGTAAATCCTGACAAACACTGATCCATCTCTTTCACtcactatgtatatatatgtataactaaaaaATTCAGTTTCAAGGAATTTAGTTGGCCTGTACTCAGTCTTTAGATCTACCTCTCTCCaactccagttcttttttttttcattaattaaaacaaacaccaaaaagtaaaaacaaaaccaatttctctttctctgaaagtAAATTGCATTTGGGGAATTCCCAGTAGGTCTCTCCAAAGTGGCAGCTACACACCTGCTGAGTATTTCACTCTTCCAATTGAAATCTGAACCCTACTTGATGAT from Sus scrofa isolate TJ Tabasco breed Duroc chromosome 18, Sscrofa11.1, whole genome shotgun sequence carries:
- the ANKRD7 gene encoding LOW QUALITY PROTEIN: ankyrin repeat domain-containing protein 7 (The sequence of the model RefSeq protein was modified relative to this genomic sequence to represent the inferred CDS: deleted 1 base in 1 codon) — protein: MKKLFNIWRRKDEPHSSCFHLPTGQAIIGPSAYPGYNLRDKGLKKLHQAAAVGDLEKVMKYLRLKKQDVNMQDREHRTPLHLACANGYSNIASLLLEKKCKENILDGESRSPLTKAIQCDKESCAAILLEHGADPNLVDLNGNTALHYAASHQRVSLAKKLLEHKANLEAQNKDGYTPFLLAVTENNVEMVKFLLKSGADVNASDKNQRTALMIALSNEPTSLISLLLQQEVDLSCQDIMDLQLRNMLLSMVLLCK